From one Bacteroides intestinalis DSM 17393 genomic stretch:
- the gmd gene encoding GDP-mannose 4,6-dehydratase codes for MKTALISGITGQDGSFLAEFLLQKGYEVHGILRRSSSFNTGRIEHLYFDEWVRDMKQKRTINLHYGDMTDSSSLIRIIQQVQPDEIYNLAAQSHVKVSFDVPEYTAEADAIGTLRMLEAVRILGMEKKTKIYQASTSELYGKVQEVPQTETTPFYPRSPYGVAKQYGFWITKNYRESYGMFAVNGILFNHESERRGETFVTRKITLAAARIAQGFQDKLYLGNLDARRDWGYAKDYVECMWLILQHDTPEDFVIATGEMHTVREFATLAFKEVGIELRWEGEGVEEKGIDVKTGKIIVEVDSKYFRPAEVEQLLGDPTKAKTLLGWNPRQTSFEDLVKIMATHDMKFVKKLYLRSQEN; via the coding sequence ATGAAAACAGCTCTAATCTCCGGAATAACAGGTCAGGACGGTTCGTTTCTTGCCGAATTCTTATTACAAAAAGGATATGAAGTTCACGGTATTCTCCGCCGTTCATCCTCATTCAATACAGGACGTATCGAACACTTGTACTTCGACGAATGGGTGCGCGACATGAAACAGAAACGTACTATTAACCTGCATTACGGCGATATGACGGATAGCAGTTCGCTCATTCGAATCATTCAGCAGGTGCAACCGGATGAAATCTATAATCTTGCCGCACAAAGTCATGTAAAGGTATCTTTTGATGTACCGGAATACACAGCTGAAGCGGACGCCATTGGTACACTCCGTATGCTGGAAGCTGTCCGCATCCTGGGCATGGAGAAAAAAACAAAGATTTATCAGGCATCTACTTCGGAACTCTACGGAAAAGTACAGGAAGTTCCTCAAACGGAAACAACGCCTTTCTATCCCCGTAGCCCGTACGGAGTAGCCAAACAATATGGTTTCTGGATTACCAAAAACTACCGCGAAAGTTATGGAATGTTTGCCGTAAACGGTATCCTTTTCAATCATGAAAGTGAACGCAGAGGTGAGACATTTGTAACCCGCAAGATTACGCTGGCTGCTGCACGCATAGCACAAGGTTTTCAGGATAAATTGTATTTAGGTAATCTGGACGCACGCCGTGACTGGGGATATGCGAAAGATTATGTAGAGTGTATGTGGCTCATTCTTCAGCATGATACACCGGAAGATTTCGTGATTGCCACAGGAGAAATGCATACTGTTCGTGAGTTTGCCACACTCGCCTTCAAAGAAGTAGGTATTGAACTGCGTTGGGAAGGTGAAGGTGTCGAAGAAAAAGGCATTGATGTGAAGACAGGCAAAATCATTGTAGAAGTAGATTCAAAATACTTCCGTCCTGCCGAAGTTGAACAATTGCTGGGTGATCCTACCAAAGCCAAAACACTTTTGGGCTGGAACCCAAGACAAACCAGCTTTGAAGATCTCGTGAAGATTATGGCAACGCATGACATGAAGTTCGTGAAGAAGCTGTATCTGAGATCACAAGAGAATTAA
- a CDS encoding dicarboxylate/amino acid:cation symporter, producing the protein MKKLHIGLLPRIIIAIALGILLGNFLPGGMVRFFVTFNGIFSEFLNFSIPLIIVGLVTVAIADIGKGAGKLLLITALIAYGATLFSGFLSYFTGVTVFPYLIESGVPLEEVSEAQGILPFFSVAIPPLMNVMTALVLAFMLGLGLAQLKNDTLKHAARDFQEIIIRMISAVILPLLPIYIFGIFLNMTHSGQVFSVLMVFIKIIGVIFLLHIFLLVFQYCIAALFVRKNPFKLLGRMMPAYFTALGTQSSAATIPVTLEQTKKNGVSSDIAGFVIPLCATIHLSGSTLKIVACALALMMMQGIPFDFPLFAGFIFMLGITMVAAPGVPGGAIMASLGILQSMLGFDESAQALMIALYIAMDSFGTACNVTGDGAIALVVDKIYK; encoded by the coding sequence ATGAAAAAACTACATATCGGACTACTGCCGCGTATCATAATAGCCATAGCATTGGGCATTCTTTTGGGTAATTTTCTTCCCGGAGGTATGGTACGCTTTTTCGTTACGTTCAACGGTATTTTCAGTGAGTTCCTGAACTTCTCCATACCACTTATTATTGTAGGGTTAGTAACAGTAGCAATTGCCGATATTGGTAAAGGTGCCGGAAAACTATTATTAATTACAGCACTGATTGCTTACGGAGCAACCTTGTTTTCCGGTTTTTTGTCTTACTTTACTGGTGTAACTGTATTTCCATACCTGATAGAATCGGGAGTTCCGCTGGAAGAGGTCAGTGAAGCGCAAGGCATCTTGCCTTTCTTTTCTGTTGCCATACCTCCGCTGATGAATGTTATGACAGCTCTGGTATTAGCTTTCATGTTAGGACTTGGGCTTGCTCAACTGAAAAACGATACGTTGAAGCATGCTGCACGCGATTTCCAGGAAATTATTATTCGCATGATCAGTGCAGTCATTCTGCCATTGCTCCCTATTTACATATTCGGTATATTCCTTAATATGACACATTCGGGACAGGTATTCTCTGTATTAATGGTCTTCATAAAAATAATCGGTGTGATCTTCCTGCTGCATATCTTCCTTTTAGTGTTCCAGTATTGCATAGCTGCACTATTCGTCCGTAAGAATCCCTTTAAATTATTGGGACGGATGATGCCTGCCTATTTCACCGCCTTAGGTACACAGTCTTCTGCTGCCACTATTCCTGTCACATTGGAACAGACTAAAAAGAATGGGGTATCATCTGACATAGCAGGTTTTGTGATTCCACTTTGTGCTACGATACATCTATCCGGAAGTACGCTCAAGATAGTTGCATGCGCCCTTGCCTTGATGATGATGCAGGGTATACCTTTCGATTTCCCACTATTTGCCGGTTTTATTTTCATGCTGGGAATCACCATGGTAGCAGCTCCCGGAGTTCCTGGTGGTGCTATCATGGCATCTTTGGGTATATTGCAGTCCATGCTTGGTTTCGATGAATCGGCACAAGCATTGATGATTGCGCTCTACATTGCGATGGATAGCTTCGGTACTGCCTGTAATGTGACGGGAGACGGGGCGATTGCGTTGGTAGTGGATAAGATATATAAATGA
- a CDS encoding AMP-binding protein, translating to MEQSFIAYIENSIKENWDLDALTDYNGATLQYKDVARKIEKVHLIFEASGIKKGDKIAICGRNSSHWGVTFLATLTYGAVAVPILHEFKADNVHNIVNHSEAKLLFVGDQVWENLNESAMTILEGIILMTDFSILISRTQKLDYAREHLNELFGKKYPKNFRKEHIEYHKDQPEELAVINYTSGTTSYSKGVMLPYRSLWSNTAFAFEVLPLKAGDKIISMLPMAHMYGLAFEFLYEFSAGCQIYFLTRMPSPKIIFQAFSEVKPHLVVAVPLIIEKIIKKNVLPKLETPTMKLLLKVPIINDKIKATVREGVVNAFGGRFAEVIVGGAAFNQEVEQFLHMIEFPYTVGYGMTECGPIICYEDWSRFKPGSCGKAVPRMEVKVLSSDPENIPGEIVCRGPNVMLGYYKNEEATREAIDADGWLHTGDLALMDAEGNITIKGRSKNMLLGSSGQNIYPEEIEDKLNNMPYVAESIIVQQNEKLVGLVYPDFDDAFAHGLTTADIERVMEENRATLNTMLPAYSQIFKMKIYPEEFEKTPKRSIKRFLYQEAKG from the coding sequence ATGGAACAAAGCTTTATCGCCTACATTGAGAATAGTATTAAAGAGAATTGGGACCTTGATGCCCTGACAGATTATAATGGCGCTACCCTACAATATAAAGATGTAGCCCGCAAAATAGAGAAAGTACATTTAATCTTCGAAGCAAGCGGTATTAAAAAAGGCGATAAGATAGCCATCTGTGGACGTAATAGCTCACACTGGGGAGTCACCTTCCTTGCCACACTTACCTACGGAGCAGTTGCAGTTCCTATCCTTCATGAGTTCAAAGCGGACAATGTACACAACATTGTCAATCACTCCGAAGCAAAATTACTCTTTGTGGGCGACCAGGTATGGGAAAACCTCAACGAATCTGCAATGACTATCCTGGAAGGCATCATTCTGATGACGGACTTCTCCATTCTCATCTCACGCACACAGAAACTGGATTACGCCCGTGAACATCTGAACGAATTGTTCGGCAAGAAATACCCCAAGAATTTCCGTAAAGAACACATTGAATATCACAAAGATCAGCCCGAAGAACTGGCAGTCATCAACTATACTTCCGGAACAACGAGTTACTCCAAGGGGGTAATGCTGCCCTACCGCAGCCTGTGGTCCAATACGGCATTCGCATTCGAAGTATTGCCATTGAAAGCCGGAGACAAGATTATCTCCATGTTGCCAATGGCACACATGTACGGGTTGGCATTCGAATTCCTGTACGAGTTCTCAGCAGGATGTCAGATCTACTTCCTAACCCGCATGCCAAGCCCCAAAATCATTTTCCAGGCATTCTCGGAAGTGAAGCCCCACCTTGTAGTGGCTGTACCGCTTATTATAGAAAAGATCATTAAGAAGAACGTGCTTCCGAAACTGGAAACACCTACCATGAAGCTATTGCTGAAAGTTCCCATCATCAATGACAAGATTAAAGCAACTGTACGCGAAGGAGTAGTCAATGCTTTCGGCGGACGTTTTGCAGAAGTTATCGTAGGCGGTGCCGCTTTCAATCAGGAAGTAGAACAATTCCTGCACATGATAGAATTCCCCTACACGGTAGGTTATGGGATGACAGAATGTGGTCCGATTATCTGTTACGAAGACTGGTCACGCTTCAAACCGGGTTCCTGCGGTAAGGCGGTTCCGCGTATGGAAGTGAAAGTTCTTTCTTCCGATCCGGAAAATATACCGGGGGAAATCGTATGCCGCGGACCGAATGTTATGCTTGGATACTATAAAAATGAAGAAGCCACACGTGAAGCAATCGACGCTGACGGTTGGCTGCATACAGGCGACCTTGCACTAATGGACGCCGAAGGGAATATCACCATCAAAGGACGCAGCAAGAATATGTTGCTCGGTTCCAGTGGACAAAATATATACCCCGAAGAAATAGAAGATAAGTTGAATAACATGCCGTACGTTGCCGAAAGTATTATCGTGCAGCAGAATGAAAAGCTTGTCGGACTGGTATATCCGGACTTCGACGATGCCTTTGCACACGGCCTGACTACCGCAGATATAGAACGGGTCATGGAAGAAAACCGTGCCACGCTAAACACCATGTTGCCTGCATACAGCCAGATATTCAAAATGAAAATCTATCCCGAAGAATTTGAGAAAACTCCAAAACGCTCCATTAAACGATTCTTATACCAGGAAGCAAAGGGATAA
- a CDS encoding GDP-L-fucose synthase family protein has translation MLDKNAKIYVAGHRGLVGSAIWKNLQDKGYTNLIGKTHKEVDLLDAIAVRRFFDEEQPEYVFLAAAFVGGIMANSIYRADFIYKNLQIQQNVIGESFRHNVKKLLFLGSTCIYPRDAEQPMKEEVLLTSPLEYTNEPYAIAKIAGLKMCESFNLQYGTNYIAVMPTNLYGPNDNFDLERSHVLPAMIRKIHLAHCLKQGDWDAIRKDLDLRPVEGIGGTGSKEDILTILAKYGISDNEVKLWGTGTPLREFLWSEEMADASVFVMEHVDFKDTYKPDDKDIRNCHINIGTGKEISIRNLAELIVSTVGYKGQLSFDSSKPDGTMRKLTDPSKLHSLGWHHKVEIEEGVQRIYHWYLKS, from the coding sequence ATGTTAGACAAAAACGCCAAAATCTACGTAGCAGGTCATCGTGGCCTGGTAGGTTCTGCAATCTGGAAGAACCTGCAAGATAAAGGATATACCAATCTTATTGGCAAAACCCACAAAGAAGTCGACTTACTGGACGCCATTGCCGTTCGTAGATTCTTTGATGAAGAACAACCGGAATATGTATTCCTTGCTGCCGCTTTCGTAGGCGGCATCATGGCAAACAGTATCTATCGTGCTGATTTCATCTACAAGAACCTGCAAATACAACAGAACGTCATCGGCGAAAGTTTCCGCCATAATGTAAAGAAACTCCTCTTCCTGGGCAGCACTTGCATCTATCCACGCGATGCCGAGCAACCCATGAAAGAAGAAGTACTTCTTACCTCTCCCTTGGAATACACCAATGAACCCTATGCCATAGCTAAGATTGCCGGACTGAAAATGTGCGAAAGTTTCAACCTGCAATACGGTACAAATTATATTGCTGTAATGCCTACCAACCTCTATGGCCCGAACGATAATTTCGATCTGGAACGCAGTCATGTACTTCCTGCCATGATTCGCAAGATACACCTTGCCCACTGTCTGAAACAAGGTGATTGGGATGCCATACGCAAAGACCTGGATCTCCGTCCCGTAGAAGGCATTGGCGGAACCGGCAGCAAAGAGGATATTCTCACCATTCTTGCTAAATACGGTATCAGTGACAATGAAGTGAAACTTTGGGGTACCGGTACACCGCTTCGCGAATTCCTTTGGAGCGAAGAAATGGCAGATGCCAGTGTATTCGTCATGGAACATGTAGACTTCAAAGACACCTATAAACCAGACGATAAAGACATTCGTAACTGCCACATCAATATAGGTACAGGTAAAGAAATCTCCATCCGCAACCTTGCCGAACTGATTGTTTCTACTGTAGGCTACAAAGGCCAACTGAGTTTCGATAGTAGCAAACCGGACGGCACCATGCGTAAACTGACTGACCCTTCAAAACTACATTCTCTGGGTTGGCACCACAAAGTAGAAATAGAAGAAGGCGTACAACGCATCTATCATTGGTATTTAAAATCGTAA
- a CDS encoding sulfatase, which yields MKSELLISAAMIPMWGMAGEAIAASPEKGVPKEKQRPNIVLFLVDDMGWQDTSLPFWTQRTHYNDTYHTPNMERLATQGKMFTQAYACSISSPTRVSLFTGMNAARHRVTSWTLRKNTTHEQPDSVMTYPEWNVNGICQEPGIERTTQVTTLAQVLKDNGYQTIHCGKAHFGANDTPGADPLTMGFEVNIAGHAAGSPASYYGKNNFGNKPDGKSPLAAVPGLEQYHGTDTFLSEALTLEAMKALDKAQQKDKPFFLYMAHYAIHTPIQPDYRFYQKYLDKGLPPVEAAYATLIEGMDKSLGDLMDYLERNQLTDNTVILFMSDNGGLAAHTRAGELHTQNYPLNSGKGSAYEGGIREPMIVSWPGVVAPDTKCGDYLMIEDFYPTILEIAGIQEYTTVQQQDGISFMPLLTGKGKVKDRDIYWHYPHSWGPSGPGIGATCSIRSGDWKLVYYFVDGKRELFNIPADISEKNDVAMENPRIVKKLAQKLSNYLRSVDAQRPTLRATGNLAPWPDEIKD from the coding sequence ATGAAAAGCGAATTATTAATATCGGCTGCCATGATTCCAATGTGGGGCATGGCAGGAGAAGCGATTGCAGCATCTCCGGAAAAAGGTGTGCCGAAAGAAAAGCAACGTCCGAACATTGTTTTGTTTCTGGTTGATGACATGGGATGGCAGGATACTTCTCTGCCCTTCTGGACTCAACGGACACACTACAACGACACCTACCATACACCGAACATGGAACGTCTGGCAACACAAGGCAAGATGTTCACACAAGCGTATGCCTGCAGTATCAGTTCCCCTACCCGTGTCAGCCTTTTCACAGGAATGAATGCAGCCCGCCATCGCGTAACCAGTTGGACATTACGTAAAAATACCACTCACGAACAACCCGACTCAGTAATGACCTATCCCGAATGGAATGTAAACGGCATTTGCCAGGAACCGGGAATTGAACGTACTACCCAAGTGACTACGTTGGCACAGGTACTTAAAGATAACGGTTACCAGACCATACATTGCGGTAAAGCCCATTTCGGAGCAAATGATACACCCGGAGCCGATCCGCTGACAATGGGATTCGAAGTGAATATAGCCGGACATGCAGCCGGATCACCTGCCAGTTATTACGGCAAAAATAATTTTGGGAATAAGCCGGATGGCAAAAGTCCGTTAGCTGCCGTTCCCGGATTGGAGCAATATCATGGCACGGATACTTTCCTCAGCGAAGCACTTACATTAGAGGCTATGAAAGCTTTGGATAAGGCACAGCAAAAGGATAAACCATTTTTCCTATACATGGCTCATTATGCCATTCATACTCCCATACAACCCGATTATCGTTTTTACCAGAAATATCTGGATAAAGGGCTTCCTCCCGTAGAAGCAGCTTATGCCACCCTCATCGAAGGCATGGACAAGAGCTTGGGAGACCTGATGGATTATCTGGAACGTAACCAACTAACAGACAATACCGTAATCCTTTTCATGTCCGACAATGGCGGACTGGCCGCACATACCCGCGCCGGAGAACTCCATACTCAGAACTACCCACTCAACAGTGGAAAAGGTTCCGCCTATGAAGGAGGTATCCGCGAACCAATGATCGTAAGCTGGCCTGGTGTAGTGGCTCCCGATACGAAATGCGGAGATTATCTTATGATTGAAGACTTTTATCCGACCATCCTCGAAATAGCAGGTATTCAAGAATATACCACCGTACAACAACAGGACGGCATCAGCTTCATGCCATTGCTAACGGGAAAAGGGAAGGTAAAAGACCGCGATATCTATTGGCACTATCCTCATAGCTGGGGACCTTCGGGGCCGGGTATCGGAGCAACTTGCTCCATTCGTTCCGGTGACTGGAAACTCGTCTACTACTTTGTAGACGGTAAGCGTGAACTATTCAATATCCCCGCTGATATCAGCGAGAAAAACGACGTGGCAATGGAAAACCCACGCATTGTAAAGAAATTAGCACAGAAATTAAGTAACTACCTTCGGTCGGTAGATGCACAGCGTCCTACGCTCCGTGCAACCGGTAACTTAGCGCCCTGGCCGGATGAAATTAAAGATTAA